One Pseudomonas sp. MH9.2 DNA segment encodes these proteins:
- the tssK gene encoding type VI secretion system baseplate subunit TssK, with protein MNIDQLLYWHQGLFLQPQHFQQNDARIEHRLTRTTELNHPYPWGLISLKINESALVAKQCLLDQLSVRFPEGTLAEYPGNAVLESRTLDLGDFSGGRTLFVGLRRLLPGDANAQVFETLSDGSRAEARFVVAADPEVIGDRLGNSPEARVRPMSYVLRLFWEDELEHLSAYELLPIARLDLDGDRVRPAQRYVPPSVNLAASPMLLQTLREVRDELVGRARQLSVYKQPGESRRGDFDGAQVNHLMALAVLNRYGPLLTHMLETPQVSPWQLYGTLRQLVGELSLFSDVCDMLGETPDGRLLVPPYKHEEAGVATIALVALIGQQLNEISIGSELLVRLQLQEGLYQAELPDAFFGPRHRYFLVARSAVDPVWLAEGLPLDGKLGAVSVMEGLVNRALPGIELIYLQVPPQGLPRVAGALYFRLETLSDGWEALQHEHQAAFFLPQPPADLIIDLVVVRT; from the coding sequence ATGAATATCGATCAGTTGTTGTATTGGCACCAGGGCTTGTTTCTCCAGCCTCAGCATTTTCAACAGAACGATGCCCGTATCGAGCATCGTCTGACCCGCACCACGGAGTTGAACCATCCTTACCCGTGGGGCTTGATCTCCCTGAAGATCAACGAATCTGCATTGGTTGCCAAACAGTGCCTGCTGGATCAATTGTCGGTGCGCTTCCCCGAAGGCACGTTGGCTGAGTATCCAGGTAATGCGGTGCTGGAGTCGCGTACCCTGGACTTGGGCGACTTCAGTGGCGGCCGCACGCTGTTTGTGGGTCTGCGCCGCTTACTGCCAGGCGATGCCAACGCGCAAGTGTTCGAGACACTGTCCGACGGTTCTCGGGCGGAAGCGCGCTTTGTCGTGGCCGCTGACCCGGAAGTGATCGGTGACCGTCTCGGCAATTCCCCGGAAGCGCGGGTGCGCCCAATGTCTTACGTGTTGCGGCTGTTCTGGGAAGACGAGCTGGAGCATCTGAGCGCGTATGAATTGTTGCCGATTGCCCGTCTTGACCTCGACGGCGACCGCGTGCGACCTGCGCAGCGCTATGTGCCGCCGTCGGTCAACCTGGCAGCCTCACCGATGTTGCTGCAAACCCTGCGCGAAGTTCGCGACGAATTGGTCGGCCGGGCGCGACAGCTGTCGGTGTACAAGCAGCCGGGTGAATCGCGTCGGGGCGATTTCGACGGTGCTCAGGTCAACCATCTGATGGCCCTGGCGGTACTGAACCGTTATGGCCCATTGCTGACCCACATGCTGGAAACGCCGCAGGTTTCGCCGTGGCAGCTTTACGGCACCCTGCGCCAGTTGGTCGGTGAGTTGAGCCTGTTTTCCGACGTCTGCGACATGCTCGGTGAAACCCCTGATGGCCGCTTGCTGGTGCCGCCTTACAAGCATGAAGAGGCCGGGGTCGCGACCATTGCCCTGGTGGCCCTGATCGGCCAGCAACTCAATGAAATAAGTATCGGCTCCGAGTTGCTTGTGCGCCTGCAATTGCAGGAAGGTCTCTATCAAGCCGAGTTGCCGGACGCCTTTTTCGGCCCGCGTCATCGTTATTTCCTGGTGGCTCGCAGCGCGGTCGACCCTGTGTGGCTGGCCGAGGGCTTACCGCTGGATGGCAAGCTGGGGGCGGTCAGCGTCATGGAAGGGCTGGTCAATCGCGCGTTGCCCGGTATTGAACTGATCTACCTGCAGGTGCCCCCACAAGGCCTGCCAAGGGTAGCGGGGGCGTTGTACTTCCGCCTGGAGACACTCAGTGATGGCTGGGAAGCGCTGCAGCACGAGCATCAGGCTGCGTTTTTCCTGCCCCAGCCGCCGGCTGACTTAATCATCGATCTGGTGGTGGTGCGTACATGA
- a CDS encoding two component system response regulator yields MPDCRLLIVDDHGMIREGLRALLANAPGIVVVGEAQDGHEAIALCRSLQPDVVLMDLKMPLLDGVSALTLICRRWPKILIIALTSDVSEHNAALALEAGAVGYVLKRSRRDDLLQAITQVRAGKIFIDAGLDASQVIALRNSGETASGITLTERERQVLKLVAEGSRNRDVAEILCISLKTVETHRLNVMKKLDAHNAADMTQWAYRLGLLGEGQ; encoded by the coding sequence ATGCCTGACTGCCGTTTATTGATCGTCGACGATCACGGGATGATCCGCGAAGGCTTGCGCGCCTTGCTTGCCAATGCCCCTGGAATAGTTGTGGTGGGTGAGGCGCAAGATGGTCATGAGGCCATTGCCCTGTGTCGCAGCTTGCAGCCCGATGTGGTCCTGATGGACCTGAAGATGCCACTGCTCGACGGGGTGTCGGCACTGACCCTGATTTGCAGACGCTGGCCGAAAATATTGATCATAGCCCTGACATCCGACGTCTCCGAGCACAATGCGGCTCTGGCGCTGGAAGCCGGCGCGGTCGGTTATGTACTCAAGCGCAGTCGCAGAGATGACCTGCTGCAAGCGATCACCCAGGTTCGTGCAGGGAAGATCTTTATTGATGCTGGCCTCGACGCCTCCCAGGTCATTGCTCTGCGCAATAGCGGTGAAACCGCCAGCGGCATTACACTGACCGAGCGCGAGCGCCAGGTACTCAAATTGGTCGCCGAAGGGTCCCGTAATCGCGATGTTGCCGAAATCTTGTGTATCAGTCTCAAGACCGTGGAGACCCATCGACTCAATGTCATGAAAAAGCTGGACGCACACAACGCTGCAGATATGACGCAATGGGCTTATCGGCTTGGTCTTCTTGGAGAGGGTCAATAG
- a CDS encoding type VI secretion protein IcmF/TssM N-terminal domain-containing protein → MLKKAGVLLLWVLLLASFALVLWGLALYEDWPLWYVPAIFIGTILLVLAARWIGRRWYAWRLRARMKSELPQSRRDEAPNLDLDWNSGVRMLRHSRLSRLGSPLYVLPWFLMLGESGSGKSSVLVNSGLTSALRSTSRGKQAMPTGTLDWWFLERGVIIDPAGRLAEGNSDAGPEWRRLLYWLLRSRRREPLNGVLLVIDSKRLLTDSDERLAEQGHNLRRRLDDLVKVFGARLPVYFIITGAEAVPGFAQWGAALTPPQREQPFGLLSQHRAGGAGAFLDEMFGGLGQRLFDLRIELGVRGVPDPDAFSLPERIGDLRPRLEKLLLPAFDANPYSEPPLLCGLFLTAQGQDADAQHEGWFSHDLLGQLLPGQRYAYQSIDSWHRWRRLLAHAAVIGWLGLCVGFGALMIYADRHTEAVLTEALNEPPATEDFAGGMETDLDALRRFRQALINLSNEQQGGWRSLLPFSRHIEQVQEHYRSDYVRLFDSEIRTPVFDGFISQNLRNALNSGDPRLIAAYAEFLVRRINLLDARLNNQSMDELPVPGSEVGFLNLIYGSKTTISAGQLVTLGTSYRSYLAWQTDMAQMQTQRAALLGQLESMGLEGRPLAWLTAWADFQGNLQPILLSEYWADTDNPGLSLSGAFTLQGHSAILGFIDELGRASRDQNVWKAQRIRFLDQYQSDTQDAWYRFIQGSLLSAQTRLKTRSDWQQTLSVVGTPNDPFFKLLHRSAERFALIPIEHRAPWASRAVAMDRLLKLASNDDLHADAGALGSLKVTNALGGDVLKGMASGGSVKTGVNVVRDELTQARTLAKFQQLMKGVVIDLQKSDAQAFQVALDTWGFGADPAVKSAPLWDADTIRVDLIQSLKGPDPREDVVWSLLTGQLDFASHYASEVAACRLQSDWSGQLLSSIQGVRDPVMLNELLYGDRGQLPVFMNGSVKAFLQRDVQRYSGREALGVQIPLTGAFYAYVSRMQHAQNDLVSAQRQSQAQLATEQQSKQALDAEQKTLAAQRAELKQSIATLQATAAVVELSATPSQVNISARSLPQQTRLTMQCSGRSTVLDNFNFPTSASFVWAPGACSDVALEISFANFKLTKHWTGDRAFVDFLRLFNGGQHTFTVNDFPSQRNVMGSENLIGIQLTYRQEGGQALLDKYRQADQLQIQVNVINERLNSIAGQLTAMDTQAAAMNVSLAAQGSPVQQSLASIQPPTQIAWCWTPRPVDTGFAAGEGLRLDLGIYDNEKRLRNLEAQLRTLGFATQREPLQTGTGGTGQRLLVVSLRDDAAAQRAIRDIANKMGVAAKLDSTASSTVGMR, encoded by the coding sequence ATGTTGAAGAAAGCGGGGGTCTTGTTGCTCTGGGTGTTGCTGCTGGCAAGTTTTGCGCTGGTGCTTTGGGGGCTGGCGCTCTATGAGGATTGGCCGCTGTGGTACGTGCCGGCCATTTTTATCGGGACCATTTTGTTGGTTCTGGCCGCTCGCTGGATTGGGCGACGCTGGTACGCCTGGCGCTTGCGTGCGCGAATGAAAAGCGAGTTGCCACAGAGTCGTCGCGATGAGGCTCCCAACCTGGATCTGGACTGGAACAGCGGTGTGCGCATGCTGCGCCATTCGCGTCTGAGTCGACTGGGTTCACCGCTGTACGTGTTGCCCTGGTTCCTGATGCTGGGCGAGAGTGGCAGTGGCAAAAGCAGCGTGTTGGTCAACAGTGGATTGACTTCGGCATTGCGCTCGACCAGTCGTGGCAAGCAGGCAATGCCTACTGGAACGCTCGACTGGTGGTTCCTCGAACGGGGTGTGATCATCGATCCTGCAGGCCGCTTGGCTGAAGGTAATAGCGACGCTGGCCCGGAATGGCGGCGTTTGCTTTACTGGCTGCTGCGTTCGCGGCGTCGCGAGCCGCTCAACGGTGTGTTGCTGGTGATCGACAGCAAACGCCTGTTGACCGATTCTGATGAGCGTTTGGCCGAGCAGGGACACAATCTGCGTCGCCGTCTGGATGACTTGGTGAAGGTTTTCGGTGCCCGGCTACCGGTGTATTTCATCATTACGGGTGCCGAAGCCGTGCCTGGTTTTGCGCAGTGGGGTGCCGCATTGACACCGCCACAGCGTGAGCAACCCTTTGGCTTGCTCAGCCAGCACCGTGCTGGCGGGGCGGGCGCGTTTCTCGATGAAATGTTTGGCGGACTTGGCCAGCGGTTGTTCGATCTACGCATAGAGCTGGGCGTGCGCGGCGTGCCTGACCCAGATGCTTTTAGCCTGCCGGAACGCATCGGTGATTTGCGGCCGCGTCTTGAAAAGCTTCTGTTGCCGGCTTTTGACGCGAATCCCTACAGCGAGCCGCCTCTGCTGTGCGGGCTATTCCTTACGGCTCAAGGGCAGGATGCCGACGCTCAGCATGAAGGCTGGTTCAGCCATGATCTGCTGGGGCAGCTGTTGCCAGGGCAACGTTATGCTTATCAGTCCATTGATAGCTGGCATCGTTGGCGGCGTCTGCTCGCTCATGCCGCAGTCATTGGCTGGCTGGGGCTTTGCGTCGGTTTCGGCGCATTAATGATTTATGCCGACCGTCACACCGAGGCGGTGCTCACCGAAGCGCTTAACGAGCCTCCTGCTACTGAAGACTTCGCAGGCGGAATGGAAACCGATCTGGATGCGTTGCGCCGTTTCCGGCAGGCGCTGATCAACCTGTCTAACGAGCAGCAGGGTGGCTGGCGTAGTTTGCTGCCGTTCTCACGCCACATCGAGCAAGTACAGGAACACTATCGTTCTGATTACGTGAGGCTCTTCGACAGCGAAATACGCACCCCTGTATTCGATGGTTTCATTTCGCAAAACCTGCGCAACGCATTGAACAGCGGTGACCCTCGATTGATTGCCGCTTACGCAGAGTTTCTTGTGCGACGGATCAATCTGCTCGACGCACGCCTGAATAATCAGTCCATGGACGAACTGCCGGTGCCAGGGTCGGAGGTGGGTTTTTTGAATCTGATCTACGGCTCTAAAACCACGATCAGCGCCGGGCAACTGGTGACTCTGGGGACCAGCTATCGCTCTTACCTGGCATGGCAAACCGATATGGCGCAGATGCAGACCCAGCGGGCTGCCTTGCTGGGCCAGCTCGAAAGCATGGGCCTTGAGGGTCGTCCCTTGGCGTGGCTGACGGCGTGGGCGGACTTTCAGGGCAATCTACAGCCGATCCTGCTCAGCGAATACTGGGCCGACACCGACAACCCAGGTTTGAGCCTTTCCGGGGCCTTTACCTTGCAAGGGCACAGTGCGATTCTGGGTTTTATCGATGAACTGGGTCGGGCCAGTCGCGATCAGAATGTGTGGAAGGCGCAAAGGATACGGTTTTTGGATCAGTATCAGAGCGATACCCAGGATGCCTGGTATCGCTTTATCCAGGGCAGCCTGCTGAGCGCGCAAACGCGATTGAAAACCCGTAGCGACTGGCAGCAAACCCTGAGTGTGGTCGGTACTCCCAATGATCCGTTCTTCAAGCTGCTGCACCGCAGTGCGGAGCGGTTTGCGCTGATTCCGATTGAACATCGGGCTCCATGGGCCAGTCGGGCGGTGGCGATGGATCGTCTGCTCAAACTGGCCAGTAACGACGATCTGCATGCCGATGCTGGCGCGCTGGGCAGCTTGAAAGTCACCAACGCCCTGGGCGGCGATGTGCTCAAGGGCATGGCCAGTGGAGGTTCTGTCAAAACGGGCGTGAATGTCGTGCGTGACGAGCTGACACAGGCCCGAACCCTGGCGAAATTTCAGCAGTTGATGAAAGGTGTTGTCATCGACCTGCAGAAAAGCGATGCGCAAGCTTTCCAGGTCGCGCTCGATACCTGGGGCTTTGGTGCCGATCCTGCAGTCAAATCTGCGCCGCTTTGGGATGCCGATACTATTCGTGTCGATTTGATTCAGTCACTCAAAGGTCCTGATCCGCGAGAGGATGTGGTCTGGTCGCTGCTAACGGGGCAGCTTGATTTCGCCTCGCACTACGCGTCCGAAGTGGCGGCCTGCCGTCTGCAAAGTGACTGGAGTGGCCAGTTGCTCAGCTCAATCCAGGGTGTGCGCGATCCGGTCATGCTCAATGAATTGCTTTATGGCGATCGTGGGCAGCTGCCGGTTTTCATGAATGGTTCGGTGAAAGCCTTCCTGCAGCGCGATGTACAGCGCTACAGCGGGCGTGAAGCACTGGGCGTTCAGATTCCATTGACTGGGGCTTTCTATGCGTATGTCAGTCGCATGCAACATGCCCAGAACGATCTCGTCAGTGCTCAGCGGCAAAGCCAGGCTCAACTAGCTACCGAGCAGCAAAGCAAGCAGGCTCTGGATGCCGAGCAGAAGACCCTGGCCGCGCAACGGGCCGAGCTCAAGCAGAGTATTGCGACGCTGCAGGCCACCGCGGCGGTGGTTGAGCTGTCCGCTACGCCATCGCAGGTCAATATCAGCGCCCGTTCGCTGCCGCAGCAGACGCGTCTGACGATGCAGTGCAGCGGTCGTTCAACGGTACTGGATAACTTCAACTTCCCGACCAGCGCCAGTTTTGTCTGGGCGCCGGGAGCCTGTTCGGACGTCGCTCTGGAAATCAGCTTCGCCAACTTCAAGCTGACCAAACACTGGACCGGAGACCGCGCGTTCGTGGATTTCCTGCGGCTGTTCAACGGGGGGCAACACACCTTTACCGTCAATGACTTCCCTAGCCAGCGCAATGTGATGGGCAGCGAGAACTTGATCGGCATTCAGCTGACCTACCGTCAGGAGGGAGGGCAGGCTTTGCTGGACAAGTATCGCCAGGCCGATCAGTTGCAGATACAGGTCAACGTTATCAATGAACGATTGAACAGCATCGCAGGGCAGCTCACAGCCATGGACACTCAGGCAGCAGCGATGAATGTCAGTCTGGCAGCCCAGGGTTCGCCGGTTCAGCAAAGTCTTGCGAGTATTCAGCCGCCAACGCAAATCGCCTGGTGCTGGACGCCGAGGCCGGTTGATACAGGTTTTGCGGCGGGTGAAGGCCTGCGTCTGGATCTTGGCATCTATGACAACGAGAAGCGCTTGAGAAACCTTGAAGCACAATTGCGCACGCTAGGTTTCGCTACCCAACGCGAGCCGCTGCAAACGGGGACTGGTGGGACAGGGCAGAGGCTGCTGGTGGTGTCGCTGCGCGACGATGCGGCCGCACAACGGGCTATTCGTGACATTGCTAACAAGATGGGGGTTGCTGCAAAGCTTGACAGTACTGCCTCTAGCACAGTCGGCATGCGATGA
- a CDS encoding DotU family type IV/VI secretion system protein, whose translation MINPRLAECWMSIFDAAKSGVIDPAQSYETLAPGLIVLLDAAANRARELHVAEADVREALFAVVAWIDETAMSRDWPGAAQWRRAPLQRHYFSTSRAGVEFFQRLEALPEAAVGAREVFGLALLSGFQGRYATRPGGELAQYRRLCLERIILDNKMVPLDATSHLFEQPEDQLPKRVRVVRRGLPGISLLLLIGIPLIVLTVLYISFDLSLGRQVSQLLEMR comes from the coding sequence ATGATCAATCCCCGCCTGGCTGAATGCTGGATGTCGATATTTGATGCTGCCAAGAGCGGCGTCATCGATCCTGCGCAATCCTACGAAACCCTCGCGCCGGGGCTGATCGTGTTGCTCGACGCCGCTGCCAATCGTGCCCGCGAATTGCACGTTGCCGAGGCTGATGTGCGCGAGGCGCTGTTCGCTGTGGTGGCCTGGATCGACGAAACAGCCATGTCTCGTGATTGGCCAGGCGCTGCACAATGGCGTCGTGCGCCGTTGCAACGTCATTACTTTTCAACCAGTCGTGCCGGCGTTGAGTTCTTTCAACGCCTGGAGGCTTTGCCCGAAGCGGCGGTGGGTGCCCGTGAGGTTTTTGGCCTGGCGTTGTTGAGCGGCTTTCAGGGCCGCTACGCGACACGTCCGGGTGGCGAGCTGGCTCAGTACCGCCGGTTGTGCCTGGAACGGATCATCCTCGATAACAAAATGGTGCCGCTGGATGCCACCAGCCATCTCTTTGAACAACCCGAAGACCAGTTGCCGAAACGGGTTCGTGTGGTACGCCGTGGCTTGCCCGGTATTTCGCTGCTTCTGCTGATTGGGATTCCCTTGATTGTGTTGACCGTGCTTTACATCAGTTTCGACCTCTCGCTGGGTCGACAAGTCAGCCAATTGCTGGAGATGCGCTGA
- a CDS encoding response regulator yields the protein MKGWRNSLALRITCVLALVLALSWCVAAGLSAWRTYQQLQSEALDDLSQRLRLLSSVDNDDFRDAEEGAKRLMTRWNNGAAKEFGSNIFQRSTMHWVLNQAQQSDADNAVSIDVLARAASAAEAFGTAGQSMTVDTFFYFPEVGAAFSTEVDIPSGFVQARTAHLRELFERLTPGGPDVVWDGPNYDPLLNRQLISVAVVSRDTSGKPLFMTGYELKLDERLARIEQLLNGYPSLLLDAHGRRVADLSGKSMDAVSPDALKHLVAGFSVKTDFPQIGRFDDDTPMVIARLNQPNWYLLTLYPQAQLRAGALGLILREVPFAVIGFILLTLGLLLVLRRELARPLALFAREIELTVRGDDLSRRLPVVREDELGRFAMAYNRLLDALQAQQAGLENLVEVRTHELQTARRTADQANQLKGQFLANMSHEIRTPMNAVIGMNHLLADTPLAPQQRHFVKAIRENSEALLALISDILDFSKIESGNLNIERIEFDLTEVVEEVTELLAPRAAEKGVRMICQIATNVPGQVMGDPWRLRQILLNLLSNAVKFTACGSIQLAVWRGDDDMLGFQVVDTGIGIAPAAQAAVFDAFLQADASTTRKYGGTGLGLSISQRLAGLMGGVIELQSQPGVGSTFSLMLPLPNCPARAADAPRLWGLRTLVVDEHADEREALMGILGQWQMLCQGAASAEDALKMMREQAQLGVMFDLVLVNWRLPFVDGVAFSSLCRADPQLASARIVLMASHVESLMSADELRAHGLAACVVRPLRRQHFYRSLCEVQSGATPTLNEALSPLRTLERHEYGLDVLVVDDIATNREITQLFLERFGHRVSLARDGVEALEILARKVFDAVLMDGQMPRMDGMEAVRQLRSGQSGALDEEVYVIALTANAMSGDRERFIEAGANDYLAKPVLPMQLFDAITRVIVRQLERGMELCTVAPSLPPTVTASIAPALSMVDEQDPLRTPRLQRLFIEDCLALLAQLNDAVVRSDHGAVARIAHSLKGSAGQFGEQGLETSAALMEQAASQSNVPAMTAAMLQLDRHRSILAARQPVALSETGYPNNA from the coding sequence ATGAAGGGCTGGCGAAATTCTCTGGCGTTGCGCATTACCTGCGTACTGGCGCTTGTTCTGGCCTTGAGCTGGTGTGTGGCCGCCGGGCTCAGCGCCTGGCGGACTTATCAGCAGTTGCAAAGCGAGGCGCTGGATGATCTCAGTCAGCGCCTGCGCCTGCTCTCCAGCGTGGATAACGATGATTTTCGAGACGCGGAGGAGGGCGCCAAGCGGCTCATGACGCGTTGGAATAACGGCGCGGCCAAAGAGTTTGGCAGCAACATTTTCCAGCGCAGCACCATGCATTGGGTACTCAACCAGGCGCAGCAAAGCGATGCGGACAACGCCGTCAGCATTGATGTGTTGGCCCGTGCAGCCTCTGCGGCTGAAGCGTTTGGTACTGCCGGTCAGTCGATGACCGTGGATACGTTTTTCTATTTTCCAGAGGTCGGCGCGGCTTTCTCCACCGAGGTCGACATCCCTTCAGGTTTTGTGCAAGCTCGCACCGCTCATTTACGGGAACTGTTTGAACGTCTGACACCCGGCGGTCCCGATGTTGTCTGGGATGGGCCGAACTACGACCCACTGCTGAATCGACAGTTAATCAGTGTTGCTGTGGTATCGAGGGATACGTCAGGCAAGCCATTGTTCATGACGGGTTATGAGTTGAAGCTTGATGAACGTCTGGCGCGTATTGAGCAGTTGCTCAACGGCTATCCAAGTCTGCTTCTGGATGCACACGGTCGACGGGTTGCCGACCTTTCCGGCAAGTCGATGGACGCGGTATCTCCGGATGCGCTGAAACATCTGGTCGCGGGCTTTTCTGTCAAGACCGATTTCCCGCAGATCGGTCGTTTCGATGACGACACACCTATGGTCATCGCTCGACTGAATCAACCGAACTGGTATCTGTTGACGCTCTATCCTCAAGCGCAATTACGCGCTGGTGCGCTGGGGCTGATTCTCAGAGAAGTGCCTTTTGCGGTGATCGGTTTCATCTTGCTGACCCTCGGTTTGCTCCTGGTATTGCGTCGGGAGTTGGCACGACCATTGGCCCTGTTCGCCCGGGAAATTGAACTCACGGTTCGCGGTGACGACCTGTCGCGCCGTTTGCCAGTGGTTCGAGAAGACGAACTCGGGCGCTTCGCCATGGCCTATAACAGATTGCTCGATGCATTGCAGGCCCAGCAAGCCGGTCTGGAAAATCTGGTGGAAGTACGCACTCACGAGCTGCAAACCGCCCGTAGAACGGCAGACCAGGCGAATCAGCTCAAAGGCCAATTCCTGGCTAACATGAGTCACGAAATTCGTACGCCGATGAACGCTGTCATTGGCATGAACCATCTATTGGCGGACACGCCGCTGGCGCCTCAGCAGCGGCATTTCGTCAAGGCTATACGCGAAAATTCCGAAGCCTTGCTGGCGTTGATCAGCGACATTCTGGACTTCTCAAAAATCGAGTCAGGTAACCTGAATATCGAGCGGATCGAGTTCGATCTGACTGAGGTGGTGGAAGAGGTTACGGAGCTATTGGCACCGCGCGCCGCTGAAAAGGGCGTGCGAATGATCTGCCAGATCGCTACCAATGTGCCGGGGCAGGTGATGGGAGATCCGTGGCGACTGCGGCAGATTTTGCTTAACCTCTTGAGTAATGCCGTCAAATTCACGGCCTGCGGTTCGATCCAGCTGGCGGTTTGGCGGGGTGACGATGACATGCTCGGGTTTCAGGTCGTCGACACCGGCATCGGTATTGCACCGGCGGCACAGGCTGCCGTGTTCGACGCTTTTTTGCAGGCGGATGCATCCACCACTCGGAAGTACGGCGGCACCGGCCTGGGTTTGTCGATCAGCCAACGTCTGGCGGGCCTCATGGGCGGTGTTATCGAGTTGCAGAGTCAGCCAGGTGTGGGGTCGACATTCAGCCTGATGTTGCCATTGCCCAACTGCCCGGCCCGGGCGGCCGACGCCCCGAGGTTGTGGGGTTTACGGACCTTGGTGGTTGATGAGCACGCTGATGAGCGAGAGGCGTTGATGGGGATCCTCGGCCAGTGGCAGATGCTGTGCCAAGGGGCCGCGTCTGCTGAAGATGCATTGAAAATGATGCGTGAGCAAGCACAACTGGGCGTCATGTTCGATCTGGTATTGGTGAATTGGCGTTTGCCTTTCGTCGATGGTGTGGCGTTCTCCAGCCTGTGCCGTGCTGATCCGCAGCTGGCATCCGCGCGCATCGTGCTGATGGCTTCGCATGTCGAGTCGTTGATGTCTGCCGATGAACTGCGCGCCCATGGCCTGGCAGCGTGTGTCGTCAGGCCGCTGCGTCGCCAGCATTTCTATCGGAGCTTGTGCGAGGTCCAGAGTGGCGCCACTCCGACGCTCAACGAAGCGCTCTCTCCTTTGCGGACCCTTGAGCGTCATGAATACGGTCTTGATGTGTTGGTCGTCGATGATATCGCCACCAATCGGGAAATCACGCAGCTGTTCCTGGAACGTTTCGGCCATCGGGTCAGCCTGGCCCGCGACGGGGTCGAGGCCCTTGAAATACTCGCCCGCAAGGTTTTCGATGCGGTGTTGATGGACGGGCAAATGCCGCGAATGGACGGTATGGAAGCGGTCCGTCAACTGCGCTCCGGGCAGTCGGGTGCGCTGGATGAGGAGGTTTACGTCATCGCCCTGACAGCCAACGCCATGAGCGGTGATCGTGAGCGTTTTATTGAGGCCGGTGCCAATGACTACCTGGCCAAGCCGGTGCTGCCTATGCAGTTGTTCGATGCGATAACGCGCGTGATTGTGCGACAGCTGGAGCGCGGGATGGAGTTGTGCACTGTCGCACCCTCGCTGCCCCCTACAGTGACGGCATCCATTGCGCCTGCCTTATCGATGGTCGATGAACAGGATCCGTTGCGCACGCCACGCTTGCAGCGCCTGTTCATCGAAGATTGCCTGGCGTTGTTGGCTCAGCTCAATGATGCCGTAGTACGGTCCGATCATGGCGCAGTCGCGCGTATCGCTCACAGCCTCAAGGGTAGCGCCGGACAATTCGGAGAGCAGGGTCTTGAAACAAGTGCTGCTTTGATGGAACAAGCTGCCTCGCAATCAAACGTCCCGGCGATGACCGCCGCAATGCTGCAACTGGACAGACACCGTTCGATCCTTGCTGCCCGCCAGCCTGTTGCCCTTTCCGAGACTGGATATCCAAACAATGCCTGA